The following are from one region of the Arthrobacter sp. TMP15 genome:
- the rplQ gene encoding 50S ribosomal protein L17 — translation MPTPAKGPRLGGGAAHERLMLANLSASLFEHKRITTTLTKAKRLSPYAERLVTFAKRGDLSSRRRVLGLISDKGIVHELFTDIAKAVENRDGGYTRITKIGNRKGDNAPMAVIELVLEPVSAKQAVVKEATAAAAKAAPAKEAPVEEVVETQVVADEVAPEADEATAEETK, via the coding sequence ATGCCAACACCCGCCAAGGGTCCCCGCCTCGGAGGCGGAGCGGCTCATGAGCGCTTGATGCTCGCGAACCTGTCCGCCTCGCTTTTCGAGCACAAGCGGATCACCACCACCCTGACCAAGGCTAAGCGCCTGAGCCCCTACGCAGAGCGATTGGTTACATTCGCAAAGCGTGGAGACCTCTCTTCACGCCGCCGCGTTCTCGGCCTGATCAGCGACAAGGGCATTGTCCACGAGCTGTTCACCGACATCGCCAAGGCTGTGGAGAACCGCGACGGCGGCTACACCCGCATCACCAAAATTGGTAACCGCAAGGGCGACAACGCCCCCATGGCTGTCATCGAGCTCGTTCTGGAGCCGGTCAGCGCCAAGCAGGCCGTTGTGAAGGAAGCTACCGCAGCCGCCGCCAAGGCCGCCCCGGCTAAAGAAGCTCCGGTCGAAGAAGTTGTAGAGACGCAAGTTGTAGCTGACGAAGTTGCACCTGAAGCTGACGAAGCAACTGCTGAAGAGACCAAGTAG
- the mscL gene encoding large conductance mechanosensitive channel protein MscL, giving the protein MLKGFRDFIMKGNVVDLAVAVVIGAAFGAVVNSLVENILMPLIAALFGAADFDSFGLVSLNGVDIKFGVFLTVLVNFLIVAAAIYFMVVLPMNHMIARRNAKLGIKDEEPAVDPQIELLTEIRDSLKAQPSGGQHSPYV; this is encoded by the coding sequence ATGTTAAAGGGATTCAGAGATTTCATTATGAAAGGCAACGTCGTTGACCTTGCCGTGGCCGTTGTTATTGGTGCTGCTTTTGGAGCAGTTGTTAATTCTCTCGTGGAGAACATTTTGATGCCGCTCATTGCCGCATTGTTTGGTGCTGCCGATTTCGATAGCTTCGGACTTGTTTCTCTCAATGGCGTGGACATCAAATTCGGTGTTTTCCTGACCGTCTTGGTCAATTTCCTCATTGTTGCCGCGGCCATTTACTTCATGGTTGTCCTGCCAATGAATCACATGATTGCCCGTCGTAATGCGAAGCTCGGCATCAAGGACGAAGAGCCAGCGGTTGATCCGCAGATTGAGCTGCTCACCGAAATTCGTGACTCGCTCAAGGCCCAGCCCTCTGGTGGGCAGCATTCCCCCTACGTCTAA
- the coaA gene encoding type I pantothenate kinase codes for MTAHRTEPGNSVSASPFVELDRQTWSRLANKIEQPLDEDDVYRLRGLGDQLNMREIYDVYLPLSRLLNLYVGAAAHLHNATTTFLGEHGSRTPFVIGVAGSVAVGKSTTARVLREMLCRWPDTPNVELVTTDGFLYPNADLERRGLMGRKGFPESYDRRGLLRFVSAVKSGAEEVRAPMYSHLTYDILPDKEVVVRRPDVLIVEGLNVLAAARPRSDGRSGLAVSDFFDFSIYVDAKTSHIEQWYVERFRSLRTGAFADPESYFRRYADLSDAEATATASQIWKNINEPNLLQNVLPTRGRAQLVLTKDADHSIRRMLLRKV; via the coding sequence GTGACAGCGCATAGAACCGAGCCCGGCAACAGCGTCAGCGCCTCTCCTTTTGTTGAATTGGACCGCCAGACGTGGTCCCGTCTTGCCAACAAGATTGAACAACCCTTGGATGAAGATGACGTCTATCGCCTGCGAGGACTGGGCGATCAGCTGAATATGCGCGAAATCTACGATGTATATTTGCCACTCTCACGCCTTCTGAATCTTTACGTTGGCGCTGCCGCCCACCTCCACAATGCAACCACCACCTTCTTGGGTGAACACGGTTCCCGCACCCCTTTTGTCATTGGAGTGGCGGGTTCAGTAGCTGTGGGGAAATCCACAACCGCACGTGTGTTGCGTGAAATGCTCTGCCGCTGGCCTGATACCCCCAATGTGGAACTCGTCACAACCGACGGCTTCCTGTATCCAAATGCAGATCTTGAACGCCGCGGGCTCATGGGCCGGAAGGGCTTCCCGGAATCCTATGACCGCCGCGGGCTGCTGCGCTTCGTCAGTGCAGTCAAGAGCGGCGCCGAAGAAGTACGCGCCCCCATGTACTCACACCTCACTTATGACATCCTGCCTGACAAAGAGGTTGTGGTCCGGCGCCCTGACGTCCTCATCGTGGAGGGCCTGAACGTGTTGGCTGCCGCCCGCCCTCGCAGCGACGGACGGTCAGGTCTGGCGGTCAGTGACTTTTTCGACTTTTCCATCTACGTCGATGCCAAAACCAGCCACATCGAACAGTGGTACGTTGAGCGCTTCCGCTCGCTGCGCACTGGGGCATTCGCCGATCCAGAATCCTATTTTCGCCGTTACGCGGATTTATCCGATGCCGAAGCTACTGCCACGGCTTCCCAGATTTGGAAAAATATCAACGAGCCCAACCTGCTACAAAATGTGCTTCCCACCCGGGGCCGGGCTCAACTGGTGCTCACTAAAGATGCTGACCACTCCATTCGCCGCATGCTGCTAAGGAAGGTCTAG
- a CDS encoding NAD(P)H-hydrate epimerase produces MLSAYTAAAVRAAEQPLLAAGRGPELMRKAAHGLAMGVVASLRDRGQGVYGAKAALLIGSGNNGGDALYAGAYLAARGARTTALLTDAHTHPEALAAFEQAGGFCVRVVADFLPEAKASDVIIDGLLGTGGRGGLREPAAGVVAELNKLAAQNRPLVVACDLPSGVDATTGEVFAPVLRADRTITFGAHKTGLLASPGEQACGTLVLIDLGLQEHLYEADLFRLVLSDLAALLPRPARADQKYTRGVAGIVAGSVQYPGAALLAVAAASACGPGMVRYLGPEHVAAALHVRNPEAVCSQESPRNVRVQAWLAGSGIDGDPAQLERASEAILAGGESGIPVVVDAAALELVKPAHGDENSHLVLTPHAGELATLLARHGVALKRSAIEAAPLAAARRAAVMFGAVVLLKGPTTVVAQPDGKVFTQSNGTPRLATAGSGDTLAGILVALLAMGAGIGELARTAALAAALHGELASLEVARADLACVGTGLGVEASARGQQLEPLNAGMLATRIPAVWGRLCSPVQ; encoded by the coding sequence ATGCTCAGCGCCTACACAGCTGCGGCTGTTCGTGCCGCCGAACAGCCGCTTTTGGCTGCCGGGCGTGGCCCCGAACTTATGCGAAAGGCGGCGCATGGGCTCGCCATGGGAGTAGTTGCGAGTCTGCGTGACCGCGGCCAAGGTGTGTACGGAGCCAAGGCGGCGCTCTTGATTGGTTCCGGTAACAATGGCGGGGATGCTCTTTACGCTGGCGCTTATTTAGCGGCCCGTGGAGCGCGGACGACGGCGTTGCTAACCGATGCTCACACCCACCCTGAAGCGTTGGCTGCTTTTGAGCAGGCTGGCGGTTTCTGTGTTCGCGTGGTGGCGGACTTCCTCCCTGAAGCTAAAGCTTCCGACGTCATTATTGACGGCCTGCTCGGCACAGGTGGACGGGGCGGGCTCCGGGAGCCGGCGGCAGGAGTGGTTGCGGAGTTAAACAAACTTGCGGCCCAAAACAGGCCCTTAGTTGTGGCATGCGATCTGCCCAGTGGAGTGGACGCAACCACGGGGGAAGTATTCGCCCCAGTGCTGCGGGCGGATCGCACCATCACCTTTGGTGCCCACAAGACAGGGCTGCTGGCCTCCCCCGGGGAGCAAGCCTGCGGAACACTCGTCCTGATTGATTTGGGCCTCCAGGAGCACCTCTACGAAGCTGACTTGTTCAGACTTGTGCTTAGCGACTTGGCTGCATTGCTACCGCGCCCAGCGCGAGCTGATCAAAAATATACCCGAGGTGTTGCAGGCATAGTGGCCGGATCCGTGCAGTACCCAGGGGCGGCTCTGTTGGCTGTGGCCGCCGCGTCAGCGTGCGGGCCCGGAATGGTGCGCTACCTTGGGCCTGAACACGTGGCAGCGGCACTGCATGTACGCAATCCTGAAGCCGTATGTTCGCAGGAGTCCCCACGGAACGTGCGTGTGCAGGCATGGCTTGCCGGATCAGGTATTGATGGGGATCCGGCGCAGCTTGAGCGGGCATCTGAGGCCATACTGGCCGGCGGTGAGAGCGGTATCCCCGTGGTGGTTGATGCTGCGGCGTTGGAGCTTGTGAAGCCTGCCCATGGTGATGAAAACTCCCATCTAGTGCTGACCCCGCACGCGGGTGAACTTGCAACCCTCCTTGCTCGACACGGTGTTGCTCTGAAACGAAGTGCCATTGAGGCGGCACCCTTGGCCGCGGCACGTAGGGCGGCGGTGATGTTTGGCGCTGTTGTGCTATTGAAAGGGCCAACGACGGTTGTGGCCCAACCTGACGGGAAAGTTTTTACGCAGTCCAACGGCACACCGCGGCTAGCAACGGCTGGAAGCGGCGATACGCTGGCAGGGATCCTTGTTGCCCTGCTAGCCATGGGAGCCGGAATAGGTGAATTGGCCCGGACTGCTGCGCTGGCAGCCGCGCTGCACGGTGAACTGGCCTCCTTGGAGGTGGCCCGCGCAGACCTTGCTTGCGTAGGAACTGGTTTGGGTGTCGAAGCGTCTGCGCGAGGGCAACAACTAGAGCCCCTGAATGCAGGGATGCTTGCAACGAGAATTCCAGCGGTGTGGGGACGCCTCTGCTCGCCTGTGCAGTAA
- the glmM gene encoding phosphoglucosamine mutase encodes MSRLFGTDGVRGLANGLLTAELALSLAQAAAVVLGHEQMSEGKRPRAVIARDPRASGEFIGAAVEAGLASAGVDVYDAGVLPTPAAAFLIADLGADFGVMISASHNPAPDNGIKFFARGGTKLPDYVEDAIEAQLQRDAFRPIGVGVGRIQRFSDAEDRYVLHLLGTLPHRLDGLKIVLDCAHGAASGCSPQVFTDAGAQVTVIGADPDGLNINDGVGSTHLELLQETVLSIGADLGIAHDGDADRCLAVDHEGNVIDGDQIMAVLALAQKAAGELKDDVLVATVMSNLGLKIALRDAGITVRETGVGDRYVLEEMRRGDYTLGGEQSGHVIFSKYATTGDGLLTGLQLAAQVAKTGRTLKELAAAMTKLPQIMINVKNVDKNRASSVPAINAAVAKAEAELGETGRVLLRPSGTEPLVRVMVEAGDVATAERICNDLVLVVKAELSL; translated from the coding sequence ATGTCAAGATTATTTGGAACAGACGGTGTCCGCGGTTTGGCCAATGGCCTGCTGACGGCTGAATTGGCTTTGTCCCTTGCCCAAGCTGCTGCGGTGGTCCTTGGTCACGAACAAATGAGTGAGGGCAAGCGTCCCCGGGCTGTCATTGCCCGCGACCCCAGAGCGAGCGGTGAGTTCATCGGTGCTGCCGTGGAAGCGGGCCTGGCAAGTGCCGGCGTGGATGTTTATGATGCAGGAGTGCTGCCCACACCCGCCGCCGCTTTCCTCATTGCAGATCTGGGTGCTGACTTTGGCGTGATGATCTCCGCCTCGCACAACCCGGCCCCGGATAATGGCATCAAGTTCTTTGCACGTGGCGGCACTAAACTGCCGGATTACGTTGAGGATGCTATTGAAGCTCAACTCCAACGGGACGCCTTCAGGCCCATTGGTGTTGGCGTTGGGCGCATCCAGCGTTTCTCCGATGCTGAGGATCGGTACGTCCTGCACCTGTTGGGCACCTTGCCACACCGTCTAGATGGTTTGAAAATAGTTCTTGACTGCGCCCACGGCGCAGCGAGTGGATGTTCCCCACAGGTATTTACCGATGCCGGTGCGCAGGTCACTGTCATAGGGGCTGACCCGGACGGGTTGAACATAAACGACGGGGTAGGTTCCACGCACCTGGAATTGCTGCAGGAAACTGTGCTGAGCATCGGTGCCGACCTGGGCATTGCCCACGACGGCGACGCTGACCGCTGCCTGGCCGTTGATCATGAGGGTAACGTCATTGATGGTGACCAGATCATGGCTGTCCTTGCTTTAGCGCAGAAGGCCGCAGGGGAACTCAAGGATGACGTGTTGGTTGCCACAGTGATGAGCAATCTTGGATTGAAGATAGCCTTGCGCGATGCCGGTATTACCGTACGTGAAACAGGTGTTGGGGACCGCTACGTGCTTGAAGAGATGCGTAGAGGAGACTACACGCTTGGCGGAGAACAATCCGGTCATGTGATCTTTTCCAAATACGCCACCACAGGTGATGGCCTGCTGACCGGCCTCCAACTGGCTGCACAAGTGGCGAAGACCGGTAGGACTCTAAAAGAATTGGCCGCCGCCATGACCAAGCTGCCGCAGATCATGATCAACGTTAAGAATGTGGATAAGAACCGCGCCTCATCAGTGCCGGCCATCAACGCCGCAGTGGCAAAAGCCGAAGCCGAGTTGGGGGAGACCGGTCGAGTGCTCCTGCGTCCTTCAGGAACAGAACCCCTTGTGCGCGTCATGGTTGAAGCCGGAGACGTTGCCACCGCTGAAAGAATTTGCAATGACCTTGTGCTGGTTGTAAAAGCAGAGCTTTCACTCTAA
- the glmS gene encoding glutamine--fructose-6-phosphate transaminase (isomerizing), whose translation MCGIVGYAGTAPAQGTGLSVNHRALEVLVEGLRRLEYRGYDSAGVAVAGAGGIEMRKKSGKLVNLLDELERNPLPAATTGIGHTRWATHGAPTDANAHPHVVDGGALAVVHNGIIENYSILKADLLKRGHSFASQTDSEVAATVLAEAYRSLEGSESVKADGHGAARLSKAMQLAAQQLEGAFTLVATHAEVSGVVVAARRNSPLVVGLGEGENFLGSDVSGFIDYTRRAVELGQDQVVTITAEDVVITDFYGAPAEGHEYLVDWDAAAAEKDGYPSFMEKEINDQPDAVAQTLLGRSDLAGNLTLDELRIDPAVLKTINRIIVLACGTSAYAGQVARYAIEHWCRIPTEVELSHEFRYRDPIVDERTLIVSLSQSGETMDTLMAVRYAREQGAKTIAICNTNGSTIPRESDAVLYTHAGPEIAVASTKAFLAQLAAAYLLGLYLAQLRGNLFQGQIKDILAELAKTPAKIATVLANAEQIKELARSMADTRTVLFLGRHVGYPVAMEGALKLKELAYIHAEGFAAGELKHGPIALIEEGQAVIVVVPSPRGRDSLHAKVVSNIQEVRARGAKTIVIAEEGDESVREHAEHVFYIPETSPLLAPLLTTVPLQIFALALATAKGFDVDQPRNLAKSVTVE comes from the coding sequence ATGTGTGGAATTGTGGGATACGCCGGTACCGCCCCGGCTCAAGGAACAGGTTTGTCAGTCAATCACCGCGCCCTAGAGGTTTTGGTTGAGGGGCTGCGTCGTTTGGAATACAGGGGTTACGATTCCGCAGGTGTTGCCGTGGCAGGTGCCGGCGGCATAGAGATGCGCAAGAAGAGCGGCAAGCTAGTGAACCTCCTCGACGAGCTTGAGCGAAACCCGCTTCCCGCGGCAACCACGGGGATAGGTCACACCCGTTGGGCCACGCATGGTGCCCCCACTGATGCCAACGCCCACCCGCACGTAGTTGACGGTGGCGCCCTAGCGGTGGTCCACAATGGAATTATTGAAAACTACTCGATCCTCAAGGCTGATTTGCTCAAGCGCGGACATAGCTTTGCATCTCAAACCGATTCTGAAGTTGCTGCCACGGTACTGGCGGAGGCCTACAGGAGCCTAGAGGGTAGTGAGAGCGTAAAAGCCGACGGACACGGGGCTGCACGCCTTTCTAAGGCCATGCAACTGGCAGCCCAGCAGCTTGAAGGTGCATTCACGTTGGTGGCCACCCACGCAGAAGTATCGGGAGTAGTTGTAGCGGCGCGGCGCAATTCCCCCCTTGTTGTTGGACTGGGTGAGGGAGAAAACTTCCTGGGATCGGATGTATCAGGATTCATTGACTACACCAGAAGGGCTGTAGAGCTGGGGCAGGACCAGGTTGTCACCATCACGGCCGAGGATGTTGTGATCACCGATTTTTACGGTGCCCCCGCGGAGGGCCATGAATACCTGGTTGACTGGGATGCTGCCGCCGCCGAAAAGGATGGCTACCCCTCCTTTATGGAAAAGGAGATCAACGACCAGCCAGACGCCGTTGCGCAAACTCTCCTGGGCCGCTCAGACTTGGCGGGTAATCTGACCCTTGACGAGCTGCGTATTGACCCGGCTGTGCTAAAAACAATTAATCGTATTATTGTGCTGGCTTGCGGCACCTCTGCCTACGCTGGGCAGGTGGCGCGGTACGCCATTGAGCACTGGTGCAGGATCCCAACGGAAGTGGAACTCTCGCATGAGTTTAGGTACCGAGATCCCATTGTGGATGAACGTACGCTGATTGTTTCGCTCTCTCAGTCTGGGGAGACGATGGATACCCTGATGGCTGTGCGCTACGCCCGCGAGCAGGGCGCCAAGACGATTGCCATCTGCAATACCAATGGATCGACCATTCCGCGGGAGTCGGATGCCGTGCTGTACACGCATGCCGGACCCGAAATCGCTGTGGCTTCCACCAAGGCGTTCTTGGCGCAGCTGGCCGCAGCTTATCTGCTGGGACTTTATTTGGCACAACTGCGTGGGAACCTCTTCCAGGGGCAAATCAAGGATATTTTGGCTGAGCTGGCCAAGACCCCGGCCAAGATCGCCACGGTGTTGGCCAACGCTGAGCAGATCAAGGAACTTGCCCGCAGCATGGCGGATACCCGCACGGTGCTATTTCTTGGCCGTCACGTTGGGTACCCCGTTGCCATGGAGGGTGCCTTGAAGCTGAAGGAACTGGCTTACATTCATGCCGAAGGATTTGCGGCTGGGGAACTTAAGCACGGCCCCATCGCCTTGATTGAAGAAGGGCAAGCCGTCATTGTTGTTGTCCCTTCACCCCGTGGCCGGGATTCCCTTCACGCGAAGGTTGTTTCCAATATTCAGGAGGTTCGTGCCCGCGGAGCCAAAACCATCGTGATTGCGGAGGAAGGTGACGAATCCGTGCGCGAACATGCCGAGCACGTGTTTTACATTCCGGAAACAAGCCCCCTCCTTGCTCCTTTGCTGACCACTGTTCCCTTACAGATCTTTGCGTTGGCACTGGCAACGGCGAAGGGCTTCGACGTGGACCAGCCCCGCAACCTAGCCAAGTCGGTCACCGTTGAATAA
- a CDS encoding tRNA pseudouridine synthase A yields the protein MYNPRLSPEEQGLVRVRLDLAYDGGPFSGWAIQPGLRTVQGCIEEALALVLRRPVRLTVAGRTDTGVHARGQVAHCDITVQEWDGFARQDANDPSLAMLRRFNGAIGWVLGEVGGSVAIQRVSPAGKGFDARFSALWRRYSYRIADGVTRRDPLHRAQTLWFNDALDVDLMHAGAQELLGFGDFKAFAKPREGATTARTLQRFDFFRGDDGVIKINIQADAFCHNMVRALTGAALRVGRGVEGPHWIRERQLAGIRDAKSVLADAHPLILEEVSYPDMEELAERAVLTRARRSLSTVGGTSL from the coding sequence ATGTACAACCCCAGACTTTCACCCGAAGAACAAGGCCTGGTGCGTGTTCGTTTAGACCTGGCTTACGACGGCGGGCCCTTCAGTGGGTGGGCTATTCAGCCTGGCTTGCGGACGGTTCAGGGGTGCATCGAAGAGGCGCTGGCACTAGTTCTGCGACGACCCGTGCGCCTTACCGTGGCCGGGCGTACCGACACAGGAGTCCACGCCCGCGGACAGGTAGCCCACTGTGACATCACAGTGCAGGAGTGGGACGGTTTTGCCCGTCAGGACGCCAATGATCCTTCTCTAGCCATGCTCAGACGCTTCAACGGCGCTATCGGTTGGGTTTTGGGGGAAGTGGGAGGCTCCGTTGCCATCCAGCGGGTGTCCCCGGCGGGGAAGGGGTTTGATGCCCGCTTTTCGGCGCTGTGGCGTCGCTATAGTTATCGGATAGCGGACGGGGTAACCAGACGCGATCCTTTGCACCGCGCACAGACTCTGTGGTTCAACGATGCTTTGGACGTGGACCTTATGCACGCCGGCGCGCAGGAACTCCTGGGTTTTGGAGACTTTAAAGCCTTTGCCAAGCCTCGGGAGGGTGCCACTACTGCCAGGACATTGCAGCGTTTCGATTTTTTCCGCGGGGATGATGGTGTGATTAAAATCAACATCCAGGCTGATGCTTTCTGCCACAATATGGTCCGGGCTTTAACCGGTGCGGCACTGCGGGTGGGCCGTGGGGTGGAAGGTCCGCATTGGATACGGGAACGCCAATTGGCGGGGATAAGGGATGCAAAGTCCGTTCTAGCGGACGCACATCCGCTAATCCTGGAAGAAGTCAGCTATCCCGACATGGAAGAACTTGCCGAACGGGCCGTACTGACAAGGGCGCGAAGGTCCCTGAGCACAGTAGGCGGAACCTCGCTTTGA
- a CDS encoding holo-ACP synthase, whose amino-acid sequence MIIGIGVDVVDIERFGRQMERTPGLLERLFVPAERGLNTQSLAARFAAKESVAKALGAPAGMNWQDCWIGLDEHGPTINVKGTVAAVAKAKGIKSWHLSMSHDGGIATAMVIAES is encoded by the coding sequence ATGATTATTGGCATTGGCGTGGACGTAGTTGACATTGAGCGGTTTGGTCGTCAGATGGAGCGGACTCCTGGGCTGCTCGAACGATTGTTTGTTCCTGCAGAACGTGGCCTAAACACACAGTCGCTGGCGGCAAGATTCGCTGCAAAGGAGTCCGTAGCGAAAGCTTTGGGTGCCCCTGCCGGGATGAACTGGCAGGACTGCTGGATCGGCCTTGACGAACACGGTCCCACCATCAATGTCAAGGGCACAGTGGCTGCCGTTGCCAAGGCCAAAGGCATCAAAAGTTGGCATTTGTCCATGAGCCACGACGGCGGTATTGCCACCGCCATGGTCATCGCCGAGAGCTGA
- the rpsI gene encoding 30S ribosomal protein S9: MAQNTEELNTEAVVAEEEVLTSYTSESSAAADAAPKKERPALTVSGAAVGRRKQAIARVRVVPGTGKWIVNGRELSDYFPNKLHQQEVNDPFRILDLDGSYDVWARIHGGGPSGQAGALRLGVARSLNEIDVENNRATLKKAGFLTRDARVIERKKAGLKKARKASQYSKR, from the coding sequence GTGGCTCAGAACACTGAAGAGCTGAACACCGAGGCCGTTGTGGCTGAGGAAGAAGTTTTGACTAGCTACACGAGCGAAAGCTCAGCTGCAGCAGATGCAGCACCCAAGAAGGAACGCCCGGCACTGACAGTATCCGGTGCCGCTGTTGGCCGTCGCAAGCAGGCAATTGCCCGCGTACGCGTGGTTCCTGGCACAGGCAAGTGGATCGTCAATGGCCGCGAACTGTCCGACTACTTCCCGAACAAACTGCACCAGCAGGAAGTTAACGACCCGTTCCGTATTCTTGATCTGGACGGATCCTACGATGTGTGGGCCCGTATCCACGGCGGTGGCCCCTCAGGCCAGGCCGGCGCGTTGCGTCTGGGCGTTGCTCGTTCCTTGAACGAGATCGATGTTGAGAACAACCGTGCAACCTTGAAGAAGGCAGGCTTCCTGACTCGTGACGCACGCGTCATCGAGCGTAAGAAGGCCGGTCTTAAGAAGGCTCGTAAGGCTTCGCAGTACTCCAAGCGCTAA
- the rplM gene encoding 50S ribosomal protein L13, producing the protein MRTYTPKPGDINRQWHIIDANDVVLGRLASQTATLLRGKHKPTFAPHMDMGDFVIIINAEKVALTGAKLEQKRAYRHSGFPGGLSSMNYAELLEKNPVRAVEKAIAGMLPKTKLGNSQISKLKVYRGSEHPHGAQQPQTFEITQVAQ; encoded by the coding sequence GTGCGTACGTATACCCCGAAGCCCGGCGATATCAACCGTCAGTGGCACATCATCGATGCCAACGACGTTGTCTTGGGCCGTCTTGCCAGCCAGACCGCAACACTGCTGCGTGGAAAGCACAAGCCGACCTTCGCTCCCCATATGGATATGGGCGATTTCGTCATCATCATCAACGCCGAGAAGGTTGCCCTGACAGGCGCCAAGCTCGAACAGAAGCGTGCATACCGCCACTCGGGTTTCCCGGGCGGTCTGTCCAGCATGAACTATGCAGAACTGTTGGAGAAGAACCCGGTTCGTGCAGTGGAGAAGGCCATCGCTGGCATGCTCCCGAAGACCAAGCTTGGTAATTCACAAATCAGCAAGCTGAAGGTCTACCGCGGCTCAGAGCACCCCCATGGTGCCCAGCAGCCCCAGACGTTCGAAATCACCCAGGTCGCCCAGTAG
- a CDS encoding D-alanyl-D-alanine carboxypeptidase family protein codes for MPVVGFHQARRPRQTPAAKLRREFSWPRPGGIAVSIAGASLIFSGALVLAPVVESAPVPVAAAVSQPGTTPGTSLAATEPSPVGQEPASTPTPGEKGTFSASGNSAAPIPARTAPPVAGAGADGPIQGLFAAGNGSPSDATLWDIQNPNSPLVLVNKQHLLAPVDYAPTDLVTPAVRSGSGEPILVRAEAASAIERMFAAAAAEGINITVKSSYRSFQTQVAVYSGYVASKGESAADSTSARPGYSEHQTGLAIDIGDADAGTTCDFNPCFATTPAGQWVAANASEYGFTVRYVAGHETTTGYLAEPWHLRYLGRSVTTDMNKHNIRSYEDYLGLPGAPGYK; via the coding sequence GTGCCAGTTGTTGGCTTTCACCAAGCCCGGCGGCCCAGGCAAACCCCGGCAGCCAAACTCCGACGAGAGTTCTCGTGGCCACGCCCTGGCGGTATCGCCGTCTCCATAGCCGGAGCGTCGCTGATATTCTCAGGCGCCCTTGTTCTGGCACCTGTGGTTGAGTCCGCTCCCGTCCCTGTTGCCGCCGCAGTATCGCAGCCAGGCACGACGCCGGGCACCTCCCTCGCGGCCACCGAGCCTTCGCCTGTTGGCCAGGAACCGGCCAGCACGCCCACACCTGGTGAGAAGGGAACGTTCTCGGCGTCAGGTAACTCCGCGGCCCCCATCCCGGCCCGCACGGCTCCTCCAGTGGCGGGAGCCGGAGCAGACGGACCCATCCAGGGCCTCTTTGCCGCTGGCAATGGCTCCCCCAGTGACGCCACGCTTTGGGACATCCAGAATCCCAACAGCCCTCTAGTTTTGGTCAACAAACAGCATCTTTTGGCGCCCGTGGATTATGCACCAACGGATTTGGTAACTCCTGCGGTCCGCTCTGGTTCAGGGGAACCCATCCTTGTTCGTGCCGAAGCAGCAAGCGCAATTGAACGGATGTTTGCAGCGGCGGCGGCAGAAGGAATCAATATCACTGTTAAGAGCAGCTACCGCTCGTTCCAGACACAAGTCGCTGTCTACAGCGGCTATGTGGCAAGCAAAGGCGAAAGCGCGGCGGACTCCACCTCTGCACGGCCCGGCTATTCTGAACACCAAACAGGCCTTGCCATTGACATCGGTGATGCCGATGCCGGCACCACTTGTGACTTTAACCCTTGTTTCGCAACTACCCCTGCAGGGCAGTGGGTAGCAGCTAACGCAAGTGAATACGGTTTCACAGTTCGCTATGTTGCCGGGCACGAAACTACAACGGGCTACTTAGCCGAACCGTGGCACCTGCGCTACCTGGGCAGGTCCGTGACAACAGATATGAACAAGCACAATATTCGTAGCTATGAGGACTACTTGGGCCTTCCCGGAGCACCAGGGTATAAATAA